GTCAGACAGGCGAAGTAACAAAATGGCGATGATCCAGTTGGCGAGCAGGGACGACCCGCCCGCAGCGAGGAACGGCGTGGTGAGTCCGGTGAGCGGGATGACGCGGGTGACACCGCCGATCACGATGAACACCTGCAACGCGATCACGAACGACAGCCCGACCGCGAGCAGGCGACCGAAGTCGTCCTGGCCGAGGAACGCGATGCGGAAGCCACGCGAGACCAGCAGCAGGTACAGGCACAGAATGGCGAAGATGCCGACGAGGCCCAGTTCCTCACCGAGCGAGGCGACGATGAAGTCGCTGTCGGCGAGAGGGGTGATGTCGGGCCGGCCACTGCCGAGGCCGGAGCCGATCATGCCGCCGTTGGCCATGCCGAACAGCCCTTGCACGAGCTGGTAGCTGCCGTGCAGTGCGGCATCGTAGTTGTCCTGGTTGAACGGGTTCAGCCAGGCGTCGAATCGGCCGTTGACATAGGTGAGCGCCTGGCTGGCGACCAGTGCTCCGCCGAGGAACAGCACGAGACCGAGCACGATCCAGCTGGCGCGGCCGGTGGCGACGTAGATCATCACCAGGAACAGGCCGAAGTACAGCAGTGAGGTACCGAGGTCGCGCTGGAACACCAGCACTGCCATGGCGGCCGCCCAGATGATGAGGATCGGCCCCAGATCGCGCATCCGCGGGAAACGCATGCCGAGGAACTTGGTGCCCATTAGTGACAGGTTGTCGCGCGCGGTCACCAGATAACCGGCGAAGAAGACCGCGAGGGCGATCTTGGCGATCTCACCGGGCTGGAACGAGAACGGGCCGACGCTGATCCACACCCTGGCACCGAACACCTCCCGGCCGATGCCCGGCAGCATGGGCAGAAGCAGCAGCACGATGCCGGTGAACATGGCGATGTAGCGGTAGCGCTGCAGCACCCGATGGTTGCGGATGAGGAGCAGCACCGCCAGCGACACGAGGATCGCCAGCGCCGTCCAGACGATCTGACGCACTCCGGCGCTTCCCCATCCGACGTCGCCGTCGGCAAGGCTGAGCCGGTAGATCATCGCGATCCCGAGCCCGTTCAGCGTGGTGACGATGGGGAGGATGAACGGATCCGCCTCGGGTGCGGTCACCCGCAAGGCCACGTGGGTTCCGAGGATCAGCACGGCGAGACCCGACGCGAGCCACAGTACGCTCCAGTCGATCTGGTCGGTGACTCCGAGTTGCGAGAGGGCGATCGCCGCCCCGCCGATCGCGAACGCGACGAACAGCAGCACCAGTTCGAGGTTGCGGAGCTTCGCCGGCTGCCTCAGTTTGATGCGGATCGTCTCGGAGATTGTTGTGCGTGGCCCGGCGTCTGGACTGACTTTACTCATCCGCCATCACCTCCAGCCGATCGACGATTGCCCTGGCGTCGGGGAGATCATCGGCGTTGATTGTGGACTCGACGCTGGATAGCCAGTACGGCGGCAGGTCGTCGAGCGGGATTCCGGTCTCTTCGTACACATTCGAGAGCCGGATGGGGCCGAGGCCCTGCTGCACCCCTTGGTAGATTGCCACTTCACCGTCATAGGCGCCGACGTAGAACCGTGTCTGCGTCCACTGGTACGCGGCCACGATACCGGTGGCCACCACCGCGAGCACGAGCGCAAGCGCCACTAGCCAGGTGATGCGGCGGCGCCGGGCTCGGCGCCGATCCTCGTCGATCAGCGCGGTGAGGTACTCCTCGCTCTCCGGCTCGAAGTGGCTGGGGTCGGGTTTGGTCGCCTTCAGCGGATGCAGCAGCAGGGTGGGCAGACGCAGCGCCGATCGTCCCGCCTCGCTTTCGTAGGTGAGCGGCTGTGCCGCGGATCCCACGATTACCGGAGTGTGCGCCGACGACTCGCCTGACTCGTCGATGTCGACGAGCACCACGGTGACATTGTCCGGCGCGCCCTGGTCGAGGCTCTCCTTCACCAGTCGGTTGGCGGCATCCTTCGTGTTCGGGTGGTGGCTGAGCGCCGATCGGATTCTGTCGTCTGTGACGTAACTGGAGAGCCCGTCGGAGCAGATCAGCCAGCGATCGCCCGGCCGGGTACGCACGATCGTGGTGTCGATCTCGGGGGAGGCGTCCACGTCGCCGAGCACGCGCATCAGCACTGATCGTCGGGGATGCACCGCCGCCTCCTCTGGCGTGATGCGGCCGCTGTCGACGAGGCGTTGCACGAACGTGTGGTCGGCGGTGACCTGGGTCAGTTCGCCGTCCCGGTAGAGGTAGATGCGCGAGTCGCCGATGTGGGCGAGCGCCATTTCGTCGCCGACCCGTAGCAGACCACTCACGGTTGTGCCCATGCCGGTGAGTTCCTGGTGCTCGAACACCGCTTCGGCGAGCAGCGAGTTAGCGGCGATCAGCGCGGATTTGAGCGCGAACTCGGCGTCTGCGGCGGACTCATACGCCTTGTCCGCGTCGATGATGCGCTTGATCGCGATCGCCGACGCGACGTCGCCGCCGGCGTGGCCCCCCATTC
This Salinibacterium sp. ZJ450 DNA region includes the following protein-coding sequences:
- a CDS encoding PP2C family serine/threonine-protein phosphatase, coding for MASNPKSVAVSHVGKIRSNNQDSGYAGAHLFVVADGMGGHAGGDVASAIAIKRIIDADKAYESAADAEFALKSALIAANSLLAEAVFEHQELTGMGTTVSGLLRVGDEMALAHIGDSRIYLYRDGELTQVTADHTFVQRLVDSGRITPEEAAVHPRRSVLMRVLGDVDASPEIDTTIVRTRPGDRWLICSDGLSSYVTDDRIRSALSHHPNTKDAANRLVKESLDQGAPDNVTVVLVDIDESGESSAHTPVIVGSAAQPLTYESEAGRSALRLPTLLLHPLKATKPDPSHFEPESEEYLTALIDEDRRRARRRRITWLVALALVLAVVATGIVAAYQWTQTRFYVGAYDGEVAIYQGVQQGLGPIRLSNVYEETGIPLDDLPPYWLSSVESTINADDLPDARAIVDRLEVMADE
- a CDS encoding FtsW/RodA/SpoVE family cell cycle protein, whose protein sequence is MSKVSPDAGPRTTISETIRIKLRQPAKLRNLELVLLFVAFAIGGAAIALSQLGVTDQIDWSVLWLASGLAVLILGTHVALRVTAPEADPFILPIVTTLNGLGIAMIYRLSLADGDVGWGSAGVRQIVWTALAILVSLAVLLLIRNHRVLQRYRYIAMFTGIVLLLLPMLPGIGREVFGARVWISVGPFSFQPGEIAKIALAVFFAGYLVTARDNLSLMGTKFLGMRFPRMRDLGPILIIWAAAMAVLVFQRDLGTSLLYFGLFLVMIYVATGRASWIVLGLVLFLGGALVASQALTYVNGRFDAWLNPFNQDNYDAALHGSYQLVQGLFGMANGGMIGSGLGSGRPDITPLADSDFIVASLGEELGLVGIFAILCLYLLLVSRGFRIAFLGQDDFGRLLAVGLSFVIALQVFIVIGGVTRVIPLTGLTTPFLAAGGSSLLANWIIAILLLRLSDTVRNQPQLVVES